The genomic interval TGAGTTATACCAGTGTGAGCGAGTCAggtacagacaaccaagttccTTGCGACTGCGGTACACCACCACCCTACTGGACTGGTTAAGACAGCTGACGGTGGTGGATGTCAATGCGCTACCCGCATATGAGACAGCTTCAATACCGAGTGCTGGAGGATTGGCTGTTGATTGTTTAAGCCCATTGTTTCATTCGCTAGTCCACACTGAAATCAAACATCCCCAGAGATCCATCAAAACTGGGGGGGACAGTCTAGCACCCCCTGTCGTCGACTGCCGACAGCGGAACAATGGGGACAGAAAAAATTGAGAATACCAGCAGTCTCGTGTATCACTCACGCGCACTGACTAGAATCGGGATTCCGTCGTCCGCGAGGCTGCTCCAAAACAATATTTCCCGGTCGGCCATACACCAGTAGTAAAAACTCTTATTCCTAGAGTCAGGCACTCTGTCAGTTATACACACTTTTCTCGCAGACTTAGCGTTTGTTGAAGGTATGAGTCAACCATGTCACGACATAGCGGGTCGTACATCGAACACTACCGGACGCTGGGGGCTGGTCGATCGATCTAGGGAACACACAAATCGCCCCTTTTCTTAATGCGGAAACAAAATGAGCAATCAAAAGAACGGTGTAGGAGAGCCGTATTTATTACAGAAGtacagcttctctctccaggcgCGGGGATCAATGGCCCCCGTGCACCGAGCATGCTCGATTCAGTTATCGATGCAGCAGCTCTAGATCACGATTCCAGCCCACACGAAACGCCCGTTTCATTATTATCGTTCTACTATTAGCTCTGCATGAATTGAAAGTTTACTCCTTTCCAGCGCACAACACACGTTTTTTCTCAATTGTTTACTTTCCTTTCGTGTCGTACCAAATTTTGCGCTTTTGGCCCTATTTCCCATCTTCACAAATCCAGAAAAATGAagctcgtttttcctgccGTTTGCGTCGTGGCTCTGTCGTCGGAGACGTTGCTCAAACTAGCGTTGGGGAACCCTGGAGGTAAGGGTTTTCTCGTAGTTAACAATCACGATCAACAGCCTTAGATAGCCAGAACAAGCATGGACTCTACGACAACGAACGAGACTGCCGCCGCCGTGGAGTTGTGATTGGGCTACAATAGAAAGCAGATGGCATCCTACGGCAGTCCATGAGGATTAATCCCGCTCCTTGAATAcgttctttctgctccttgTGCCTGTGTGCAGTGCCTCCTGTGCCATCATGCCCACCGGGTTTTTCGTTGGAACAAAGAGGATGCGTGAGGTCCAGACAAGTTCCACCCATTATGCGGTGCGCGAAAAAGTCGGTTTTGGCGGGAAACGAATGCGTGACAACTGAGTTTGCTCCCAGCATCGAGGTCTGCCCTGAGGGCTTCATCGAGAAGAACCGCAAGTGCCGGAGAGTCGTAAACGCCCAACCGCAGCTGGGCTGTAAACCGGGGTTTACCCTTCAGAACGGCGGCGACTGCATCCGAGTCACAGAAGACGACATTATCACGCGATGCCCCCCTAAGAGCAAGCACACAAGCAAGGGATGTGTGACCGTGGAGAAACTCGATGTCGTTCCCAGTAAGCCTGCGCATCACTGTCTATACAAGAAAGGCACATACATTAACTTCTCTGTTGCCGTTTCGCGTTGCTGTTTGGAATGCAGGCTGTCCACGAGGCTACGAGCTAAAGAAGAATGCGTGTATCATGACTCAGAATATCGAACCAGTGCCTTCTTGTCCTCAAGGATTCGCCTTCGAAAGTGGCGCGTGCGTCCGCACGGGTGCAGTGCCGCCTAGAGTCTCGTGCCCTAGAGGGTACAAACGACAAGACAACGGATGTGTACTCTTCGAGAAGCACGACCTCGAAGCCTTCTGCCGGGATGGGGAATATGACGGGTATGTCATTCCACATAAAAGCACGCTGGTTCCACCGTATGTTTCTCTCACATCTCTGCACCTTTGTTCACTCCACCGAAATACGTTGGTGGTGATTCCGCTTCCTTACAAGTGACTGCGTGGCCATCCAGTTATCCTCttgcgagaaagagaaatggATTTCAACGTTCTCAGTCTTACTCATGGTACCGTAGCTCGTCAAACATCTAGAACAGTGCGGTGCATCGCCTGCGAAAAACATATTCGGTGCCTTGGCTACTTCCAGAATCCTACATGTCTGTGTTGTACCCATAAACCGCTTTTTCAGCGCGTCGGCATgctccatgcatgcatacggCACCGAAACGGAGATGCTGGATCCGAATGGTGTTCCCTGCTTCTTGTGCTTGACAGGAAAAAACACTGCCGGAAAACTACGACGCAGCCAGCGCTTCCGCACTGCCCTGCTGGGTTCTCGTTCCAGAACGGAGAGTGCGTCCGAGTCCAGGAGGACATTGCTAGGTTGGAGTGTGGTAAAGGATTTACCCTGCATGAGGACAGGTGTGTGAAGGAGGTGACGGTCGCGGCGGAACTTCAGTGTCCGCCCGGTGCGACGTTGATGAAAGACAAATGCGCGATTTTGACAAGCGAGAAACCTGCGGTTACGTGTCCAGATAAGTTTATAATGGCGGACGGGGTGTGCAAAAGCGCAGACGTGCGACCTGCTGAGTTTGTCTGCCCCAAGGGCTATACAATGGACAGAGGCACTGGGGGCTGCGTCCGGTCTACCACAGCAAAACCTGCCCTTTCGTGTGAGCGTGGTGAACTGAAAAAAGGCGAGTGTTCGATGATCCAGACTGTTCCCGCAGAAACCGCCTGCATCTTGGGCGGAGCGCTGACCCCTGACGGATGTGTGTTCATCGACACGGCGCCTCTCAGCCACCGATGTGGTGCAAATTTCAAAATGGACATCAAGGGTCAGTGCGCGACAGTCGAGACGATCGACCCCGAACACATTTGCCCCCCCGGCTTTGCTCCCTCCGGAACCAAAAAAGCCACATGTGAAAGGTTTCTGACTTCACCGGCGGCGATCAAGTGCCCTGCAGGCTTCGAGCCTGCCGGCACCAAGTGCATGAAAACGGCGCGCATCCAAGCCATCGCCTCTTGCCCCCACGGGTTTGTTTTCCACGAAGGGGCGTGCATCCCGTACAAAGCCAACGGCAAAAAGAAGCTCTAGGACGCGAAGAGCTGTCAGCTACCCTCCGAACTATCTGTATCTACAACAGTGTGCAAATACACGGCAGGTGTCCAGTTTGTGTCTTTGGGGAGTTGAGTCCCGAATCAAGCGTTTTTCGTGGATCGCATTTTCCTAATAATTGTCccgggagacagacacacacgctACGAGCGTTTGACAAAGTCCGTGACCAAGGAGTAATGGTCCGAGCACGGCCAGAGCTGCACAGGCAAAACACGAAAAACACGACTTATGGCGGTGGAGGAATATCTTCCGCTCTGGTTTCTTCGAGACAGCCCACATGGAAGCCCACACTTTCGAAAAGAACATGCATTCGAGAGGGATTAGAGTTGCGAGTGTGAGGCTACCTCTGCTGTCCTTACCCGCGGATCCGCGGACAGCGAGAACCGATGCTTAGGTGAGCACAgagcctctgcatgcgctatCGAACTCACTTTGTTTGGACAGCAACCGTACGACTTGGCGTTTGCCAGAGCTGGCAGCTGGTAGATGCGCGCAACCTGCATTGCACCGCCAGATGAAAACGCACGCAGACAGGAGCACATGCATGCCTGAACAGAAAGGCTCTCTAGTTGAAACAGCATTCT from Toxoplasma gondii ME49 chromosome VIIa, whole genome shotgun sequence carries:
- the OWP1 gene encoding oocyst wall protein OWP1 (encoded by transcript TGME49_204420~Product name based on PMID:20708619.~Signal peptide predicted by SignalP 2.0 HMM (probability 0.528) with cleavage site probability 0.327 at residue 24), which encodes MKLVFPAVCVVALSSETLLKLALGNPGVPPVPSCPPGFSLEQRGCVRSRQVPPIMRCAKKSVLAGNECVTTEFAPSIEVCPEGFIEKNRKCRRVVNAQPQLGCKPGFTLQNGGDCIRVTEDDIITRCPPKSKHTSKGCVTVEKLDVVPSCPRGYELKKNACIMTQNIEPVPSCPQGFAFESGACVRTGAVPPRVSCPRGYKRQDNGCVLFEKHDLEAFCRDGEYDGKKHCRKTTTQPALPHCPAGFSFQNGECVRVQEDIARLECGKGFTLHEDRCVKEVTVAAELQCPPGATLMKDKCAILTSEKPAVTCPDKFIMADGVCKSADVRPAEFVCPKGYTMDRGTGGCVRSTTAKPALSCERGELKKGECSMIQTVPAETACILGGALTPDGCVFIDTAPLSHRCGANFKMDIKGQCATVETIDPEHICPPGFAPSGTKKATCERFLTSPAAIKCPAGFEPAGTKCMKTARIQAIASCPHGFVFHEGACIPYKANGKKKL